The nucleotide sequence CTGACTGGATTCCGGCTTTCGTCGTTCGACCCTGAGGCTCTCGACGGGCCGGAATGACGGAGTGGTAAACGTCGTTGTAGGGTTAAAACTCTCTCAGGACGTCTTCTGCAGGAACGCATCGCGGATGGGTGTAACAAAGGCGCTAGCGGTTTTGGGAATGTTGGCCTTCTCGTGGCTCTTGGTTATCGGGACAGTCTTTGTAGTTGCAAAGTTGTACCGCGTTCTTTTCCCATAATCCTTCTTTTTGTGCTCTTTGCCATTTTGCCTTCCCATGAAACTTCGAGATTGGGGCATTATTTTCCTCAACAAATCATCCTGAAATTGACACTGAAGTAAAGTCTCTGGTATGAAGAAATAATTCCTGCCCAAAGCGACGTGCCACATCTTTGCTGGGGTGAAGGTCGTCGACCATGCTGATAAAGCATGATCAGCAGTGCAAGCGTCGCGGCAGGTACACGGGAAAAGGGGACCACATGGGCAAACCGAGTTACGAAGAACTGGAGCATAGAGTGAGAGAACTGGAGAGGCTTGTCAATATGAAAGTTTTTGCTCCGGATTTTGAATTTGCAACCAGAGATCTAATATATTTTAAGGCCTATGAGGATTGGTCTGTCGATTTTTTCAGTGAACAGGAAATAGAACATTTGACTGGATATGGGCTTGAGGATTTTCGGGAGAGAAAGATAAGATGGCTTGATATTGTTCATGTGGAAGACAGGAATATCGTGCAAGACACAGTGAAAAGAGGATTGGAATCACATGACAAATACTTCAAGGCAGAATACAGAATTCTCAGGAAGCAAGGAGAGACAAGGTGGGTAAGGCAAAGAGCATTCATCATTTGCGACGGTGATGGTGACTTGTTATACGTGCGAGGGGTTCTAAACGACGTCACTGTCCAGAAAAACATGGAGCTGGCACTTGAGTCCGAAAGCGAGATATTTATTTGGATGGCCGACCATCTTGACGATGGCATCTATATAGTCTCCGGTGACTACAGGATCAAGTTCATGAACAAGGCCCTGATCGATCTGGTGGGTAATCAGGTGGGCGAGGTGTGCTATCGCACTTTTTTTCAGCGAGACACGCCATGCCCCTGGTCGGTGATAGATACGATGAGGGGACAAGGGGCCTGCCTGGAGGAATATCGCCCTTGCCTTCAGGAATATCATTTGCCGAGACTGGGGAGGACTTTTCAGGTGAGGAGCTTCCCTATGAGGATGCGTGATGGTTGTATCGCCAAACTCGGCCATCTCAAAGACGTTACCCGAACCAGGCAGTTGGAAACTGAGATCAAGGAATTCTCAGCCCGGCACCGGGCCATTGAGGCCGCGGCCGATAAGGCTGACCTGGGAATATTCATGGTTCAGGACATTGATGGCATTGAAGCTCGGTTTTGCTATGTGAACGAGGCGTTTTGCCACATTACTGGCTATATGCGAAGTGAATTGCTGGCCAGAAGCATAGCCGATTTGATCCATGTGGAGAGCCTGGCAACAACGCTTGGGCGTTATCAATGCAGAGAACGTGGGGAAACGCTGGACAGGATATATGACATCAAGATGGTTCGCAAGGACGGGAAGGCGATTACGGTGTTTTATACAGTGGCCCTTTCTACTTATGATGGCAAGTTGGCCACCGTTGGATTCCTCCAGGATATCACCGAAAGAAAGATGGTTGAGCAGGCCCTTCGCCGATCGCAAAGGCTTGCCTCGACCGGCAGGTTGGCGGCGGAAATAGCCCATGAGATAAACAACCCCTTGAGTAGTGTCCTGACCTTTGCCAAATTGTTAAGCAGGATTGTTAACAAGAAGCCTTTCCCGGTGCATCGAGTGGCTGAGTTGCAGGAGTTTGTCGGCCATCTGGAGGGCGAGGCCGGGCGCTGCGCCAACATATCCAGGAATCTGTTGGAGTTTTCACGCCAGGGAGAGCTCGATGTCAAAGAAAATGACGTCAACGAAATTCTTGAAAAGATCCTCGACATCGTGAAGCATCGTGTTGAGCTGCAGGCAATCGAGATCGATATCTCTCTTGCCTCGGATCTTCCCTCCGTATTTTGTGATTTCAAACGATTGCAGCAGGTGTTCATCAATATTTTCTGGAATGCTGTTGAGGCGATGCCTGACGGGGGAAGGCTCCGTGTTTCCACCAGTTTTGACCGAAGCCGGGATATCGTCAATGTTAAAATCAGTGACACCGGAGAGGGCATCCCGGAGGAGATCCTGGAGCGGATCTTCGAGCCTTTTGTTACTACCAAGGCAAAGCGAAAGGGCGCGGGGTTGGGGTTGTCTGTGGTCCATGGCATCATTCGCCAGCATCAGGGGCATGTTCATGTCCGCAGTAAGGTGGGGCAGGGCACATGCTTTACCATTGAGCTTTGCGCCAACAAGCGTTTTGTGACCAGCCTTGGAGACAAAGAGAGCTGTGAGACACCTGGGGCCAAAGGCCGAGAAGTGGCCAAGGCTGGTTCGATGTAGCATGTTCAGGCTTGAGCTTCTGGAGCTGGCAAAGGCGTGATCCAAGAAGGAAGTTGGGAGGTCGCACCTTGGCATTAGGGGATGTACGGTCAAAATGACCAGGCTCAAGGCATAAGGCAAAAGACCTGGCGCCTTTAGCCGTTTGCCTTGGACCTTTTTTCCCATTACGAGGTGAAATGATGAAGGAAAATGCGCAGATTCTTGTGGTTGATGATGAGCCGACAGTCTGTCTTGCCCTTGTCAATTGGTTGAAGGAAGAGAACTATTTCGCCATGGCGGTGGAGGATGGTCCCAAGGCCATTGCTGCCGTGCGGGAGGGGAACTGGGACATTGTCCTGCTTGACCTGAAAATGCCGGGCATGGACGGGCTGGAGGCGCTGCGGGAAATCAAAAAGATTGCGCCCCAGACCATAGTCATCTTGATGACCGCCTACGCTTCTGTGGCCAGCGCGGTGCAGGCCATGAGAGAGGGTTCTCATGACTATATTGTCAAACCCCTGGACGTGGAAGAGCTCACCCTGATGCTCAACAAGATTGTCGAACATCAACAGCTCGTCACCGAGAATATCCTCTTGCGCCAGCGTTTGAGCGAGTATAACGAGTTCGAAGACATTATTGGCAGGAGTCCGCCAATGCAAGAGGTGTTCGAGCTTATTGAAACAGTGGCCGACTCCAACGCCACCGTACTGATCACCGGAGAGACAGGCACCGGCAAGGAACTGATTGCGCGGGCCATCCATACCCGCAGCTCCCGCCGATACAACCCCTTTATCGCCGTCAGTTGCGGCGCCCTTCCGGAGACACTTCTTGAAAGCGAGTTGTTCGGCCATGAAAAAGGCGCGTTTACCGGTGCGCACCGAACCAAGAAGGGACGATTTGAGATGGCCCACGGAGGCACTCTTTTTCTGGATGAGATTGGTGACATCAGCTTGAAGACACAGGTCAAGCTCCTTAGAGTTTTGCAGGAAAAAAACTTTCACCGATTAGGGGGTACGGCCCAAGTCGATGTAGATGTCCGCCTCATTGCTGCTACCAACCGGAATTTGACTGACGCGGTGGAAGAGGGCATTTTTCGTAGCGACCTGTACTATCGGCTCAATGTGGTCAGCGTACACATGCCGCCACTGCGTGATCGGCGTGAAGATATACCCCTGCTTGCGGCCCACTTCATCAATAAATACAATCTAGAGTGTAACAAGAGGTTTGACCGCGTGGAAGAGAAGGCTATGGAGACAATGATGGGTTACCACTGGCCCGGCAACGTGCGTGAGCTGGAAAATGTCATTGAGCGGGCAATTGTGATTGATCAGGGGCCTGAAGTGAAGGTGAAGCACTTGCCTTTCTGCAGTGTTGACATGCCAGCAGTTGACGAACCCCAAGTCCTTGAGGAAGTAGAAAAACTTCATATTCAAAAGATGCTTGAGCGCCATGGCTGGAACATCGCCAGGACAGCGCGTCTTTTGAATATTGACCGCACTACCCTGCACAAGAAAATCAAGAAGTTCGCCCTGAAAAGACAGTGATCCATCATGATCAGCCCTTCCAGATACATTGATGTGGTGCCTATGGGTGATGTGGGCGAACAGGACTTACAAGACCTTGCGGTTAGCATAAAAGAGCAGTTCGGTTTACGGGTGAAGGTTTCCCGTAACCAGGGTTTTCCTCACTACGCATTCGATCCTGCACGGAGGCAATATAATTCCAACCTCATCCTTAAGAAGCTCGTTGATAACGCCTTGCCAGCAGCCTTGAAGGTTCTGGGCGTAAGCAGTGTTGATCTATTCAATCCGATTTTTTCCTTTGTGGTCGGAGAGGCCCAGTTTGGGGGTAGATGTGCAGTGATCTCCACCTATCGCCTGCGCGGCAAGCCGAGCAACCAGTCGAGGCTTGGCTGTAATACGCTCGCCATTCGCATGGAGAAGGAGGCCATTCATGAGTTGGGCCACACCTTTGGATTGCGGCACTGCGCAGATC is from Deltaproteobacteria bacterium and encodes:
- a CDS encoding PAS domain S-box protein, producing MLIKHDQQCKRRGRYTGKGDHMGKPSYEELEHRVRELERLVNMKVFAPDFEFATRDLIYFKAYEDWSVDFFSEQEIEHLTGYGLEDFRERKIRWLDIVHVEDRNIVQDTVKRGLESHDKYFKAEYRILRKQGETRWVRQRAFIICDGDGDLLYVRGVLNDVTVQKNMELALESESEIFIWMADHLDDGIYIVSGDYRIKFMNKALIDLVGNQVGEVCYRTFFQRDTPCPWSVIDTMRGQGACLEEYRPCLQEYHLPRLGRTFQVRSFPMRMRDGCIAKLGHLKDVTRTRQLETEIKEFSARHRAIEAAADKADLGIFMVQDIDGIEARFCYVNEAFCHITGYMRSELLARSIADLIHVESLATTLGRYQCRERGETLDRIYDIKMVRKDGKAITVFYTVALSTYDGKLATVGFLQDITERKMVEQALRRSQRLASTGRLAAEIAHEINNPLSSVLTFAKLLSRIVNKKPFPVHRVAELQEFVGHLEGEAGRCANISRNLLEFSRQGELDVKENDVNEILEKILDIVKHRVELQAIEIDISLASDLPSVFCDFKRLQQVFINIFWNAVEAMPDGGRLRVSTSFDRSRDIVNVKISDTGEGIPEEILERIFEPFVTTKAKRKGAGLGLSVVHGIIRQHQGHVHVRSKVGQGTCFTIELCANKRFVTSLGDKESCETPGAKGREVAKAGSM
- a CDS encoding archaemetzincin family Zn-dependent metalloprotease — its product is MISPSRYIDVVPMGDVGEQDLQDLAVSIKEQFGLRVKVSRNQGFPHYAFDPARRQYNSNLILKKLVDNALPAALKVLGVSSVDLFNPIFSFVVGEAQFGGRCAVISTYRLRGKPSNQSRLGCNTLAIRMEKEAIHELGHTFGLRHCADPSCVMHYSVGTELTDCKFAFFCPACRDVMLWHLGTDLFLKG
- a CDS encoding sigma-54-dependent Fis family transcriptional regulator; protein product: MMKENAQILVVDDEPTVCLALVNWLKEENYFAMAVEDGPKAIAAVREGNWDIVLLDLKMPGMDGLEALREIKKIAPQTIVILMTAYASVASAVQAMREGSHDYIVKPLDVEELTLMLNKIVEHQQLVTENILLRQRLSEYNEFEDIIGRSPPMQEVFELIETVADSNATVLITGETGTGKELIARAIHTRSSRRYNPFIAVSCGALPETLLESELFGHEKGAFTGAHRTKKGRFEMAHGGTLFLDEIGDISLKTQVKLLRVLQEKNFHRLGGTAQVDVDVRLIAATNRNLTDAVEEGIFRSDLYYRLNVVSVHMPPLRDRREDIPLLAAHFINKYNLECNKRFDRVEEKAMETMMGYHWPGNVRELENVIERAIVIDQGPEVKVKHLPFCSVDMPAVDEPQVLEEVEKLHIQKMLERHGWNIARTARLLNIDRTTLHKKIKKFALKRQ